The Streptomyces sp. cg36 genomic interval TTGAGGTGGCGCCAGGTGAGCTCCAGGCAGTGGGCCGCGTCGCCGACCGCCGAGATGCCCGCCGCGAGCCGTTCGAGCTGCATGTTCCGCATGATCTGGACGAAGCCGGAGTTGCGGCGCCCGATCACGTTGGCCTTCGGTACGCGCACCTGGCGCAGACCGACGTCGGCCATGCCGCAGGCGCGCCAGGCGATCGAGTCGTTGGGCCGTACGTGGACGCCCGCGGCCGAGCGGTCGATCACGACCAGGCTCAAGTCTCCCTGGCTGGAGCGGACTTGGGGTCCGGGCGTGCGGACGGCCGTGACGAAGAAGTCGGCGAAGGAGCCGTTGACGACGAACCGCTTCTCGCCGTCGACCACCAGCTCGTCGCCGTCGTCCACGGCCGTCGCCGCCAGGCGGGAGAGGTCCGAGCCCGCCTGCGGTTCGGTGATCGCCAGTCCGGCGATCAGGTCACCGGCGACGGCCGGACGCAGATAGCGCTCGCGCAGTTCGGGCGAGCCGTTGGTGGCGAGGTAGCTGGTGCCCATGTAGGCGTGGAGCGCGACGGCGAAGCGCACCCCGCCGAAGCCGATCCGGCCCAGTTCCTCCAGGAAGACGACCGAGTGGAAGAAGTCGAGGCCCGAACCGCCCGCCGAGACGGGGTGGTTGAGGCCGAGCAGGCCCTCGGCGGCGAAGGCGTGCCAGGCCGAGCGGGGCATCGAGCGCCGCCGCTCCCACTCCGCCGCGTACGGCACGACCTCCTTGTGGAGGAAGAGCCGCACGGACGCGCGGAACGCCTCGTGCTCGGGGGTGAAGTAGGGGGAAGCGCCGTCCAGCGGACCGGTCATCGCGCGCCTTTCGCCGTGAGCCCGGCGGAGATCGCCGCGAGGACGGCCTCCTCCTCGTCGCGCGGGAAGAAGTGCCCGGCGGGGAACGCCTGGATGGTGAAGCCCGCGGTGGTGTGGTTCTTCCAGGGGATCATGTCCTCGTACGGGTCGATGTCGTCGTCGTCCCCGCACAGGGCGAGGATCGGCGCGTCGATCCGGCCCGGTGACGGCCGCCAGGTCTCGGCGAGCCGGAGATCGGCGCGCAGGGTCGGTTCGAGTACGGCCATCAGGGCGCGGTCGGCCAGGACTTCGGCGGGCACGCCGTCCATCTCGCGCAGCCGTCGGCGCAGGGTCGGGCCGTCCATGGTGTGCATGGGCGCGGTGCGCGGCTCCACGCCCGGCGCCCGGCAGGCCGAGACGACCAGCAGTTCGGGCGGGCGCCGCCCGGCTCCGGCCAGCCGGTGGGCGACCTCGTAGGCGAGGCGGGCGCCCAGGCTGTGGCCGAAGAAGGCGTACGGCCCGTCGCCAGTCTCCTGGGCCAGCGCCTCGACCAGCACGGCGAGCGCGTCGGGCCAGGAGTCCAGCGCCGGTTCCCGGAAGCGCTGTTCGCGGCCGGGCAGCCGGATGCCGGTCACCCCAACGCCGGGCGGCACGCGCGAGCTCCAGCCCCGGAACATCTGGGTGCCGCCGCCCGCGTACGGGAAGCAGTAGAGCCGGGTGCCGTCCGGGGCCGCGCCGGAGAACCGGGCGAACAGCGGGCCCGGGGGCCGGCCGCTGCCGGGCGGCGCGGCGGAGCGGGGCGGGGGGCGCACGCCGGGCCTACGCCATCGCCTCGTCGACGGCCTTGGCCAGACTGCTCAGCCTGGCGTCCTCGTACAGCGTCTCGGGCAGGAGCACGTCCACGGCGAAGCGCTCCTCGACCCGGGACAGGAACTTGATGGCGGTGAGCGAGTTGCCGCCGAGCTCGAAGAAGTCGTCGCCGACACCGACCTCGGTGATGCCGAACAGACCGCGCCAGATCTCGGCGATCGCCTCCTCGGTCGCGGTCATGGGCGGGGTGCCCGGCGCCGCCTGCACGTCCTGGGAACTCATCGTCCTCTTCTCCTCTGGTCAGTCCCGCGAGCCCACCGGCCGCGGTGCGGCCGGGGTGGCGGGCGGTGGGGTGTGGCTGTCGTACGCGATGAGCAGCGCGCGGCCGTCGACCTTTCCGGTGGCGGTCAGCGGCAGCGCCTCGCACAGATGGATGCGGGCCGGGACCAGGTACGCGGGGAGCCGGGTCCGCAGGTGGTGGCGCAGGGCGAGCGGGGTGACGGCCGGGTCGTCGGTGACCACGAACGCGACCAGCGCCTTCTCGCCGCGCGCGGTGCTCACGGTGACGTGGCTGCGCCGGACGCCGGGGTGGCGGTCGAGGTGGTGGGCGACCTCGCCGAGCTCCACCCGGAACCCGTTGATCTTGACCTGGTCGTCCTCGCGGCCCTGGAAGACCAGCGAGCCGTCGGGGAGCAGGTAGCCGTGGTCGCCGGTGCGGTAGAGCCGTTCGGCCGTCCCGTCGATCACGCGCTCGACGAACCGGTCGGCGGTCAGCCGGGGATCGCCCAGGTAGCCGGGCGAGAGGCCGTCGCCCGCCAGCCAGATCTCGCCGGTGCGGCCCGGCTCGCACAGGGTGTCGCCGTCGACCACGTAGAGCCGGGTGTTCTGGATCGGGCGGCCGATGGGCAGCAGCCCGGAGCCCTCGTCCAGGTGGTCGACGGGGTGGTGGGTGGCGAAGGTGGTGGCCTCGGTCGGGCCGTAGACGTGGACCAGGCGGCCCGGTCCGTACGCCCGCAGCGCGGCGGCCACGTGCGGCATCGAGTGGAGCTCGCCGCCCATGAGGACGGTCCGGGTGCCGGCGAGCGCGTCGGGTGCCTCGTCGATCACCGCGTTGAACAGGGCGGTGGTGAGGAAGACGACCGTCACGCCGTGTTCGTGCAGGACCCGGCCGAGCCGGGAGAGCCGTACCAGTCCCTCCGGGTAGAGCACGCACGTACCGCCGTTGAGCAGCGCGCCCCAGATCTCGAAGGTCGCCGCGTCGAAGGTGACGGGTGCGAGCTGGAGCAGCCGGCTGTGGGCGTCCAGGGGCGCGAACCGGGCGCCCAGGACCAGCCGGGCGATGCCCCGGTGCCGGATGGGCACCCCCT includes:
- a CDS encoding amino acid adenylation domain-containing protein, translating into MLERPTRIRLTGTDEALALHRRINRTADAYPRDASVPALFAESVARAPDAPAVAQGGRTYTYRELDLLSNGLARRLLAEGFAPGAAVGVCVARSPELIVTLLAVLKCGGVYLPFDAGWPDERLRTLFTDADCRWVLTDRHDLLSRRLDHCQVLSVEAELTPYAFAPAIQVTGDQLAYINFTSGSTGRPKGVPIRHRGIARLVLGARFAPLDAHSRLLQLAPVTFDAATFEIWGALLNGGTCVLYPEGLVRLSRLGRVLHEHGVTVVFLTTALFNAVIDEAPDALAGTRTVLMGGELHSMPHVAAALRAYGPGRLVHVYGPTEATTFATHHPVDHLDEGSGLLPIGRPIQNTRLYVVDGDTLCEPGRTGEIWLAGDGLSPGYLGDPRLTADRFVERVIDGTAERLYRTGDHGYLLPDGSLVFQGREDDQVKINGFRVELGEVAHHLDRHPGVRRSHVTVSTARGEKALVAFVVTDDPAVTPLALRHHLRTRLPAYLVPARIHLCEALPLTATGKVDGRALLIAYDSHTPPPATPAAPRPVGSRD
- a CDS encoding thioesterase II family protein, which gives rise to MRPPPRSAAPPGSGRPPGPLFARFSGAAPDGTRLYCFPYAGGGTQMFRGWSSRVPPGVGVTGIRLPGREQRFREPALDSWPDALAVLVEALAQETGDGPYAFFGHSLGARLAYEVAHRLAGAGRRPPELLVVSACRAPGVEPRTAPMHTMDGPTLRRRLREMDGVPAEVLADRALMAVLEPTLRADLRLAETWRPSPGRIDAPILALCGDDDDIDPYEDMIPWKNHTTAGFTIQAFPAGHFFPRDEEEAVLAAISAGLTAKGAR
- a CDS encoding phosphopantetheine-binding protein codes for the protein MSSQDVQAAPGTPPMTATEEAIAEIWRGLFGITEVGVGDDFFELGGNSLTAIKFLSRVEERFAVDVLLPETLYEDARLSSLAKAVDEAMA
- a CDS encoding acyl-CoA dehydrogenase family protein, producing MTGPLDGASPYFTPEHEAFRASVRLFLHKEVVPYAAEWERRRSMPRSAWHAFAAEGLLGLNHPVSAGGSGLDFFHSVVFLEELGRIGFGGVRFAVALHAYMGTSYLATNGSPELRERYLRPAVAGDLIAGLAITEPQAGSDLSRLAATAVDDGDELVVDGEKRFVVNGSFADFFVTAVRTPGPQVRSSQGDLSLVVIDRSAAGVHVRPNDSIAWRACGMADVGLRQVRVPKANVIGRRNSGFVQIMRNMQLERLAAGISAVGDAAHCLELTWRHLKGRGMFESTLSAKQAVRHTMADLLTEVEATRRLTHHAAWSYARDPLAITECSMAKLKATEVARTVAEECRHLHGSEGFREGSAIVQIVHDAQAATVAAGASEVMRDIVVQSGYEEFS